Proteins found in one Micromonospora sp. WMMD1082 genomic segment:
- a CDS encoding GNAT family N-acetyltransferase: MTLWRIRATVDDRPGYLSVLTASLALRGVNILTVQVHTTERGAVDDFLVDAPDTLDEADLLAAVERGRGRDCWVARSEARGLADQPTRVLGLATRLVHDPDATGEVLRALLGADEVTWRPAPAAARPGIDDLTMSLADPNGGSYLLRRVAPSFTPAEYARAQALLELGATAARRSTEQVTVVLPDGAELIVRPAVADDLTSVVELHQACSAASRQRRYLGGAGQPSPARLRRLLEPVRGLTLIAATTGSGGAAESVVAMANLLAEGDEAELALLVRDDWQRRGLGSTLLRRLTRQAESAGYAALVLHVQADNAPMLRTLRRLSRPTTIERDGALLTMTMPLAAQVPAPAETSG; encoded by the coding sequence ATGACGCTGTGGCGGATCCGAGCCACCGTGGACGACCGGCCGGGCTACCTGTCGGTGCTCACGGCGAGCCTCGCGTTGCGCGGAGTCAACATCCTCACCGTGCAGGTGCACACCACCGAGCGCGGTGCCGTCGACGACTTCCTCGTCGACGCGCCGGACACTCTCGACGAGGCGGATCTCCTCGCCGCCGTCGAGCGGGGGCGGGGTCGGGACTGTTGGGTGGCACGCAGTGAGGCGCGTGGTTTGGCCGACCAGCCCACCCGGGTGCTCGGGCTGGCCACCCGGCTGGTGCACGACCCGGACGCGACCGGCGAGGTGCTCCGGGCCCTGCTCGGCGCCGACGAGGTGACCTGGCGGCCCGCACCCGCCGCCGCCCGCCCGGGGATCGACGATCTGACCATGTCGCTGGCCGATCCCAACGGCGGGTCGTATCTGCTGCGCCGGGTCGCGCCGAGCTTCACCCCGGCGGAGTACGCCCGGGCGCAGGCGCTGCTGGAGCTGGGTGCCACGGCGGCCCGTCGCAGCACCGAGCAGGTCACCGTGGTTCTGCCGGACGGTGCCGAGCTGATCGTACGCCCCGCCGTCGCGGACGACCTGACGTCGGTGGTCGAGCTGCACCAGGCCTGTTCGGCGGCCAGCCGGCAGCGTCGTTACCTGGGAGGTGCGGGCCAACCCTCCCCGGCCCGCCTGCGCCGGCTGCTGGAGCCGGTCCGTGGGCTGACCCTGATCGCCGCGACGACCGGCTCCGGCGGGGCGGCGGAGTCGGTCGTCGCGATGGCCAACCTGCTCGCCGAGGGCGACGAGGCCGAGCTGGCGCTGCTGGTGCGCGACGACTGGCAGCGGCGCGGGCTGGGCTCGACGCTGCTGCGCCGGCTCACCCGGCAGGCCGAGTCGGCCGGTTACGCGGCGCTGGTGCTGCACGTCCAGGCGGACAACGCACCGATGCTGCGTACGCTGCGCCGACTGTCCCGGCCGACCACGATCGAGCGGGACGGTGCCCTGCTGACCATGACCATGCCCCTGGCCGCCCAGGTGCCGGCACCGGCCGAGACCAGCGGCTGA
- a CDS encoding amino acid-binding protein, protein MLLRVRVTLPDRPGTLGQVARTLGVSGADIVQVVVLERLGGRAVDDFTVVWPGAARVERLLAGLAAIPGVRVDGVWRAIGAPTTTGQDAELLAQVAGNPVDGLATLVDAVPGLLAAEWAVAAMVPVDWASRSGGGGATVGHASWRTPVPPQLPEVTPLRARSMTMPDGGHFAVAPFGRAGLVLVVCREHSETLAPAAFHSTEVDRLAQLVRASAVILGDRLDLVGTPPVSANP, encoded by the coding sequence ATGTTGTTGCGCGTGCGGGTCACCCTGCCGGACCGCCCGGGCACGCTCGGCCAGGTGGCGCGCACCCTCGGGGTGTCGGGCGCGGACATCGTCCAGGTGGTCGTGCTGGAACGCCTCGGCGGCCGGGCGGTCGACGACTTCACCGTGGTCTGGCCGGGCGCCGCCCGGGTGGAGCGGCTGTTGGCGGGCCTGGCGGCGATCCCCGGAGTGCGGGTGGACGGCGTGTGGCGGGCGATCGGCGCGCCCACCACCACCGGCCAGGACGCCGAGCTGCTGGCACAGGTCGCCGGCAACCCGGTCGACGGGCTGGCCACCCTGGTCGACGCGGTGCCGGGGCTGCTCGCCGCCGAGTGGGCGGTGGCCGCCATGGTGCCCGTCGACTGGGCCTCCCGCAGCGGAGGCGGCGGCGCGACGGTGGGGCACGCCAGCTGGCGTACGCCCGTACCGCCGCAGTTGCCGGAGGTGACCCCGCTGCGCGCCCGGTCGATGACCATGCCCGACGGCGGCCACTTCGCGGTCGCGCCGTTCGGTCGGGCCGGGCTGGTCCTGGTGGTCTGCCGCGAGCACAGCGAGACCCTGGCGCCCGCCGCGTTCCACTCCACCGAGGTGGATCGGCTCGCTCAGCTGGTCCGGGCCAGCGCGGTGATCCTCGGTGACCGGCTGGACCTGGTCGGCACCCCACCGGTCAGCGCGAACCCGTGA